Proteins encoded within one genomic window of Amorphoplanes friuliensis DSM 7358:
- a CDS encoding bifunctional metallophosphatase/5'-nucleotidase: MDHPRRRGWAVLRHLAVPALALAVVATLPMTRSEAPKPVAQHLPGMAPASVSYGLSGKTVKGQFLSYNDFHGAVDPPGGSGAAVNGVPAGGVEYLATYLKKLRSEAAAEGRSTLTVGAGDLIGATPLVSAAFHDEPTIELMNEVGLQVSSVGNHEFDEGVDELIRMQRGGCHPKDGCQDGDGFKGAKFTYLAANTINKKTGLPILPPIDIKFVNGVPVGFVGLTLEGTAGIVNPAGIQNVRFANEVETANKWGRLLKLFGVKAQVLLVHQGGQQNVSEQVPVPGVSDCNAFSGPIVPIVAGLNPEFSLVVSGHTHRFYSCTLPNSNGTSVVTSAGTNGQLVTDIDYSIDRRTGRFAEVTAKNVVVENGVSDGKGGWLKDAAGVFLKNPDTVDPKAKKVADKYRTAVAPIANKVVGSITADITRTAGANGESALGDVIADAQLAWTQSSNAQIAFMNPGGIRADFDAEQSSGGETNGQVTYGEAFTVQPFNNLVVTQTFTGAQIKNVLEQQFVGFGGQTTQRILQVSAGLTYSWTSTAPAGSKVTALALNGTPIDPAANYQVTTNDFLANGGDGFTNLTLGTGRTTAPGFDVDALVGYLGAGAPVAPGPANRITKAG, encoded by the coding sequence ATGGACCACCCCCGCCGCCGCGGCTGGGCCGTGCTGCGTCATCTCGCAGTGCCTGCCCTCGCTCTGGCCGTTGTCGCCACCCTGCCGATGACGCGTTCCGAGGCTCCGAAACCTGTTGCGCAGCACCTGCCCGGGATGGCGCCCGCGAGCGTTTCCTACGGACTGTCCGGCAAGACGGTCAAGGGCCAGTTCCTCAGCTACAACGACTTCCACGGCGCTGTCGACCCGCCCGGTGGGAGCGGCGCGGCCGTCAACGGCGTGCCTGCCGGTGGTGTCGAATATCTGGCGACCTACCTGAAGAAGCTGCGCAGCGAGGCTGCCGCGGAGGGCCGCTCGACCCTCACGGTCGGCGCCGGTGACCTGATCGGCGCGACGCCGCTGGTCAGTGCCGCGTTCCACGACGAGCCGACGATCGAGCTGATGAACGAGGTCGGGCTGCAGGTCAGCTCGGTCGGTAACCACGAGTTCGACGAGGGTGTCGACGAGCTGATCCGCATGCAGCGCGGTGGCTGCCACCCGAAGGACGGCTGCCAGGACGGCGACGGCTTCAAGGGCGCGAAGTTCACGTACCTCGCGGCGAACACGATCAACAAGAAGACCGGCCTGCCGATCCTTCCGCCGATCGACATCAAGTTCGTCAACGGCGTACCGGTGGGATTTGTCGGTCTGACGCTGGAGGGAACCGCCGGGATCGTGAACCCGGCCGGCATCCAGAACGTGCGCTTCGCCAACGAGGTCGAGACGGCGAACAAGTGGGGCCGGCTGCTGAAGCTGTTCGGTGTCAAGGCGCAGGTGCTGCTCGTGCACCAGGGCGGCCAGCAGAACGTCTCCGAGCAGGTTCCGGTGCCCGGCGTCTCGGACTGCAACGCGTTCTCGGGTCCGATCGTGCCGATCGTCGCGGGCCTGAACCCGGAGTTCAGCCTGGTCGTCTCGGGTCACACGCACCGCTTCTACTCGTGCACGCTGCCCAACTCGAACGGCACGTCCGTCGTGACCAGCGCCGGCACCAACGGCCAGCTCGTCACCGACATCGACTACTCGATCGACCGCCGCACCGGCCGGTTCGCCGAGGTCACGGCCAAGAACGTCGTGGTCGAGAACGGTGTTTCCGACGGTAAGGGCGGCTGGCTCAAGGACGCCGCGGGTGTCTTCCTGAAGAACCCCGACACGGTCGACCCGAAGGCGAAGAAGGTCGCGGACAAGTACCGCACCGCCGTCGCCCCGATCGCCAACAAGGTCGTCGGCAGCATCACCGCCGACATCACCCGCACGGCCGGCGCCAACGGCGAGTCCGCCCTCGGTGACGTCATCGCCGACGCGCAGCTGGCCTGGACGCAGAGCAGCAACGCCCAGATCGCGTTCATGAACCCCGGTGGCATCCGCGCCGACTTCGACGCCGAGCAGTCCTCCGGCGGCGAGACCAACGGCCAGGTCACCTACGGCGAGGCGTTCACGGTCCAGCCGTTCAACAACCTGGTCGTCACGCAGACCTTCACCGGCGCGCAGATCAAGAACGTGCTCGAGCAGCAGTTCGTCGGCTTCGGCGGCCAGACCACGCAGCGCATCCTGCAGGTCTCCGCCGGCCTGACCTACTCCTGGACCAGCACCGCACCCGCCGGCTCGAAGGTCACGGCTCTCGCCCTGAACGGCACCCCGATCGACCCCGCCGCGAACTACCAGGTCACCACGAACGACTTCCTGGCCAACGGCGGCGACGGCTTCACCAACCTGACCCTTGGAACCGGCCGCACCACCGCCCCGGGCTTCGACGTCGACGCCCTGGTCGGCTACCTCGGCGCCGGCGCCCCGGTCGCCCCGGGCCCGGCCAACCGCATCACCAAGGCAGGCTGA
- a CDS encoding ABC transporter permease gives MSDLEAVAAAAGPSGTPPTEPRHVDKRDKPRSLAGDAWIDLRRNKIFWFASILVVIVLLMAIFPSLFTSANPRDCALSRQHAGPSGSAFFGYDFQGCDVYAKTIYGARASIEVGVLATLLSGIIGLLFGLGAGYFGSWVDAILSRFIDIVLGIPFLLAAIVLAKRLSSNPESNGIVAVTITLGVLGWTTAARIMRSSVIASKNQDYVAAARMLGAGPARLMMRHILPNSIASFIVVLTILLGTNIASEATLSFLGIGLKGDAISWGIAISEAGSYVRTAPEPLIWPSIFLAATVLAFIMLGDAVRDAFDPKLR, from the coding sequence ATGAGTGATCTCGAAGCAGTAGCCGCCGCGGCCGGCCCCTCCGGCACCCCTCCGACGGAGCCCCGGCACGTCGACAAGCGCGACAAGCCCCGCAGCCTCGCCGGCGACGCCTGGATCGACCTGCGCCGCAACAAGATCTTCTGGTTCGCGTCCATCCTGGTGGTCATCGTCCTGCTGATGGCGATCTTCCCCTCGCTGTTCACCTCGGCCAACCCGCGCGACTGCGCGCTCAGCCGGCAGCACGCGGGCCCGAGCGGCTCGGCCTTCTTCGGGTACGACTTCCAGGGCTGTGACGTCTACGCCAAGACGATCTACGGCGCCCGCGCCTCGATCGAGGTCGGCGTGCTCGCCACGCTGCTGTCCGGCATCATCGGCCTGCTCTTCGGCCTCGGCGCCGGTTACTTCGGCAGCTGGGTCGACGCGATCCTGTCGCGCTTCATCGACATCGTGCTCGGCATCCCGTTCCTGCTCGCCGCGATCGTGCTGGCCAAGCGCCTGTCGTCGAACCCGGAGAGCAACGGCATCGTGGCGGTGACCATCACCCTGGGTGTGCTCGGGTGGACCACAGCGGCCCGCATCATGCGGTCCTCGGTGATCGCCTCGAAAAACCAGGACTACGTGGCGGCGGCGCGCATGCTCGGTGCCGGCCCGGCCCGGTTGATGATGCGGCACATCCTGCCGAACTCCATCGCGTCCTTCATCGTGGTGCTGACGATCCTGCTGGGAACGAACATCGCGAGCGAAGCGACACTGTCCTTCCTCGGCATCGGCCTCAAGGGAGACGCGATCTCCTGGGGCATCGCGATCTCCGAAGCCGGTTCCTACGTGCGGACCGCTCCGGAACCGCTGATCTGGCCGTCCATCTTCCTGGCGGCCACGGTGCTGGCCTTCATCATGCTGGGCGACGCGGTCCGCGACGCCTTCGACCCGAAGCTGCGGTGA
- a CDS encoding chorismate mutase, which translates to MSADVKAQPTGTDAAPAAEEITAIRERIDEIDQSLIDLWLERSRLSQQVGRTRMASGGTRLVLSREREIVERFREALGPDGTQVALLLLRAGRGPL; encoded by the coding sequence ATGAGCGCAGACGTAAAAGCCCAGCCCACCGGCACCGACGCCGCCCCGGCCGCCGAAGAGATCACCGCGATCCGCGAACGCATCGACGAGATCGACCAGTCCCTCATCGACCTGTGGCTGGAACGCTCCCGCCTCAGCCAGCAGGTCGGCCGCACCCGCATGGCCTCCGGCGGCACCCGCCTCGTCCTGAGCCGCGAACGCGAAATCGTCGAACGCTTCCGCGAAGCCCTGGGCCCCGACGGCACGCAGGTGGCGTTGCTGCTGCTCCGCGCCGGCCGCGGACCGCTCTGA
- a CDS encoding VOC family protein — MRLGLATVVVENYDSAIDFFVGALGFDLIEDSPAKTTDGRPKRWVVVRPPGAVTGLLLAEADSDTQRAAIGNQLGGRVGFFLNVDDFDAQFKRMTDAGVHFNEEPRSEPYGKVVVFTDIAGNKWDLLGPA, encoded by the coding sequence ATGCGACTTGGGCTGGCCACCGTGGTGGTCGAGAACTATGACTCGGCGATCGACTTTTTCGTCGGTGCGCTCGGCTTCGACCTGATCGAGGACTCCCCTGCCAAGACCACCGACGGCCGTCCGAAACGCTGGGTCGTGGTCCGTCCCCCGGGCGCCGTGACCGGCCTCCTCCTCGCCGAAGCTGACTCCGACACCCAACGCGCCGCCATAGGCAACCAACTCGGCGGCCGCGTGGGCTTCTTCCTCAACGTCGACGACTTCGACGCCCAGTTCAAGCGCATGACCGACGCCGGCGTGCACTTCAACGAGGAGCCCCGCTCCGAGCCCTACGGCAAAGTGGTCGTCTTCACCGACATAGCCGGCAACAAGTGGGACCTCCTGGGCCCCGCCTGA
- a CDS encoding ABC transporter ATP-binding protein: protein MSDRDDVVLETKGLVKHFPITQGIVFKSKVGAVRAVDGVDLQLRRGETLGVVGESGCGKSTLAKLLVGLEKPTEGAINVRGEDMVKLRGGNLRRARRNIQMVLQDPYTSLNPRMTVGDIIGEPFEIHPEVTPRKGRASAVQDLLDTVGLNPDHVNRYPHQFSGGQRQRIGIARALALKPEIIVCDEPVSALDVSIQAQVINLLEGLQKDFGLSYIFIAHDLSVVRHISNRVAVMYLGKIVEIGNDQQIYEQPTHPYTQALLSAVPVPDPRLRGQRDQIVLEGDVPSPANPPSGCRFRTRCWKAQSVCAEQEPLLQIRDRSPHPSACHFAEPRDVVHAV from the coding sequence ATGAGCGACCGCGATGACGTCGTCCTCGAAACCAAGGGCCTCGTCAAACACTTCCCGATCACCCAGGGCATCGTCTTCAAGTCCAAGGTCGGCGCCGTCCGCGCCGTCGACGGCGTGGACCTCCAACTCCGCCGCGGCGAAACCCTCGGCGTCGTCGGTGAGTCCGGCTGCGGCAAGTCCACCCTGGCCAAGCTGCTCGTCGGCCTGGAAAAGCCCACCGAAGGCGCCATCAACGTCCGCGGCGAAGACATGGTCAAGCTCCGCGGCGGCAACCTCCGCCGGGCCCGCCGCAACATCCAGATGGTGCTCCAGGACCCGTACACGTCGCTGAACCCGCGCATGACGGTCGGCGACATCATCGGCGAGCCCTTCGAGATCCACCCCGAGGTCACCCCCCGCAAGGGCCGGGCCAGCGCGGTCCAGGACCTCCTCGACACGGTCGGCCTCAACCCCGACCACGTCAACCGCTACCCGCACCAGTTCTCCGGCGGTCAGCGCCAGCGCATCGGCATCGCCCGAGCCCTGGCCCTGAAGCCGGAAATCATCGTCTGCGACGAGCCGGTCTCAGCCCTCGACGTGTCCATCCAGGCCCAGGTCATCAACCTGCTGGAAGGCCTCCAGAAGGACTTCGGCCTGTCGTACATCTTCATCGCCCACGACCTGTCCGTCGTCCGCCACATCTCGAACCGCGTCGCGGTCATGTACCTCGGCAAAATCGTCGAGATCGGCAACGACCAGCAGATCTACGAACAGCCGACCCACCCGTACACCCAGGCCCTCCTGTCGGCCGTCCCGGTCCCCGACCCCCGCCTCCGCGGCCAACGGGACCAGATCGTCCTGGAAGGCGACGTCCCGTCGCCCGCCAACCCGCCGTCCGGCTGCCGCTTCCGCACCCGCTGCTGGAAAGCCCAGTCGGTCTGCGCCGAGCAGGAACCCCTGCTCCAGATCCGCGACCGCTCCCCCCACCCCAGCGCGTGCCACTTCGCCGAACCCCGAGACGTGGTTCACGCAGTCTGA
- a CDS encoding M23 family metallopeptidase — MRQRLSSEPDRYRGRRRVPTPPRSRYAVVVTSAFVGAGVVALGAASELPDAKAVNPTVLQNLNVAADGGDALAERSADGDRASRGEERAANTKISDEDAEAEAWLLPLDDYEFTSAYGVRFGKLHAGIDLAAPEGTPYKAVHAGKVKSAGYMGGYGYAVTVEHSDGTEMIYAHSRRLLVKTGDVVKAGQVMGEVGNTGYSYGTHLHLEVHVGGNPTDPIVFLREHGVDIKLRIESVYGIAS, encoded by the coding sequence GTGCGTCAGCGCTTGTCGTCTGAGCCCGACCGCTATCGCGGCCGTCGCCGCGTGCCCACCCCTCCGCGCAGCCGCTATGCAGTTGTTGTCACCTCTGCTTTTGTCGGCGCCGGTGTGGTCGCCCTGGGAGCCGCCTCCGAGCTCCCGGACGCCAAGGCCGTCAACCCCACCGTCCTGCAGAACCTCAACGTCGCCGCCGACGGTGGTGACGCCCTCGCCGAACGTTCCGCCGACGGCGACCGCGCATCGCGGGGCGAGGAGCGCGCGGCCAACACCAAGATCTCCGACGAGGACGCGGAAGCCGAAGCCTGGCTGCTCCCCCTCGACGACTACGAGTTCACCTCCGCCTACGGCGTCCGCTTCGGCAAGCTGCACGCCGGCATCGACCTAGCGGCGCCCGAGGGCACCCCGTACAAGGCGGTTCACGCCGGCAAGGTGAAGTCCGCCGGTTACATGGGCGGCTACGGCTACGCCGTCACCGTCGAGCACTCCGACGGCACGGAAATGATCTACGCCCACTCGCGGCGCCTGCTGGTCAAGACGGGCGACGTGGTCAAGGCCGGACAGGTCATGGGCGAGGTCGGCAACACCGGTTACTCCTACGGCACCCACCTGCACCTCGAGGTCCACGTCGGCGGCAACCCGACCGACCCGATCGTCTTCCTCCGCGAGCACGGCGTCGACATCAAGCTCCGGATCGAGTCGGTGTACGGCATCGCCTCCTGA
- a CDS encoding cobalamin B12-binding domain-containing protein, with product MQARIRVVVAKPGLDGHDRGAKVVARALRDAGMEVVYTGLHQTPEQIVETAIQEDADAIGLSVLSGAHMTLFRRVVELLAERDAADIVVFGGGIIPADDITELEKLGVAHIFTPGATTASIIEWVRANVATPVA from the coding sequence ATGCAAGCACGGATCAGGGTCGTGGTGGCGAAGCCGGGGCTGGACGGGCACGACCGCGGCGCAAAGGTCGTGGCCCGGGCGCTGCGGGACGCCGGCATGGAAGTCGTCTACACGGGGCTGCATCAGACGCCGGAGCAGATCGTCGAGACGGCCATCCAGGAGGACGCGGACGCCATCGGGCTGTCGGTGCTCTCGGGGGCCCACATGACGCTGTTCCGCCGCGTGGTGGAACTGCTCGCGGAACGTGACGCAGCTGACATCGTGGTATTCGGCGGCGGCATTATTCCGGCCGACGACATTACCGAACTGGAGAAGCTCGGTGTCGCGCATATCTTCACGCCGGGCGCGACGACCGCATCCATCATCGAATGGGTACGCGCCAATGTGGCCACGCCAGTAGCGTGA
- a CDS encoding M23 family metallopeptidase, with the protein MVPTRLVSDTETLEDHPAVQHRANRNVRGRHRRTTPLHSHRAPTTPITEKGRYAVAAALVAGVGVASVAAATDGASSSPAAAQARTQTAAAQVPLIASPSPTAVPTPSVTPSAAVDAAVASVDGLNLDTGVPFVAQGRKAKPLPLWVNPLPEAAVTSCFGQRWGRLHAGVDLAAADGTRIRAAGAGTVVAAGPAEGYGNAVLIDHGNGYLTHYGHMSAITVVLGQKVKAGDQIGNEGSTGHSTGPHLHFEVHEGTYQNPIEPTRWMHDHGVDIPGCPTPTS; encoded by the coding sequence GTGGTGCCGACCAGGCTGGTGTCGGACACCGAGACCCTGGAGGATCACCCCGCCGTGCAGCATCGAGCCAACCGGAACGTCCGCGGCCGCCACCGTCGAACGACCCCGCTGCACAGCCACCGGGCCCCGACCACCCCCATCACCGAAAAAGGCCGGTACGCCGTAGCCGCCGCCCTCGTGGCCGGTGTCGGCGTGGCGAGCGTCGCAGCCGCAACAGACGGCGCCTCGTCGTCCCCTGCGGCCGCACAGGCACGCACCCAGACCGCCGCCGCCCAGGTGCCGTTGATCGCCTCTCCGTCGCCCACAGCCGTACCCACGCCGTCGGTGACGCCTTCTGCGGCTGTTGATGCCGCCGTCGCCTCGGTCGACGGGCTGAATCTGGACACGGGCGTGCCGTTCGTCGCCCAGGGCCGCAAGGCCAAGCCGCTGCCGCTGTGGGTCAACCCACTCCCCGAAGCTGCGGTGACCTCCTGCTTCGGCCAGCGCTGGGGCCGCCTCCACGCAGGCGTCGACCTGGCCGCCGCCGACGGCACCCGCATCCGCGCCGCCGGCGCCGGCACGGTTGTCGCGGCCGGCCCCGCCGAGGGCTACGGCAACGCCGTTTTGATCGACCACGGCAACGGCTACCTCACCCACTACGGGCACATGTCAGCCATCACGGTGGTGCTGGGCCAGAAGGTCAAGGCCGGCGACCAGATCGGCAACGAGGGCTCAACAGGCCACTCGACCGGCCCGCACCTGCACTTCGAGGTCCACGAAGGCACCTACCAGAACCCGATCGAACCCACCCGCTGGATGCACGACCACGGCGTGGACATCCCCGGCTGCCCGACCCCCACCAGCTAG
- the pcrA gene encoding DNA helicase PcrA, which translates to MPPVQQGKSPGQEGAPKRPAARRLDPESLLVGLNGPQRDAVTHAGSPLLIVAGAGSGKTRVLTHRIAYLLAERDVHPGQIIAITFTNKAAGEMKERVAALVGPRARLMWVSTFHSACVRILRAEHEHAGLKSTFSIYDADDSRRLMQLVARELDLDPKRYTARGLAAQVSNLKNELVEPEEFKDKAKGPNERAVAEAYELYQRRLKEAHALDFDDIIMTTVHLLQSHPHVAETYRRRFRHVMVDEYQDTNHAQYMLVKELVGKPGGDLEPGELCVVGDADQSIYAFRGATIRNILEFERDYPDARTILLEQNYRSTQTILSAANAVIDRNTSRKPKRLWSDQGAGEQIVGYVADTEHAEADWVAREIDRLCDNHEVRPGDVAVFYRTNAQSRVFEEVFIRVGLPYKVVGGVRFYERKEVRDALGYLRAVVNDDDTVSIRRVLNTPRRGIGDRAEACVEALSTRDRISFGQALRGAKNAPGISTRAANSIGDFVQLLDDLREQSRTAPPEEILEAVLQRSGMLSELEESLDPQDQGRVENLQELVSVAREYTERVEAQAAEDDDAPAATLAGFLEQVALVADADQIPSDDPDHQGVVTLMTLHTAKGLEFPVVFLTGLEDGVFPHTRALGDNTELEEERRLAYVGITRARQRLYLSRAVTRSAWGQPQYNPPSRFTDELPPELVRWERTAGSYTSWSGTGGGVGGRGGGDRGRGGGFAGGTPKAQQLASRLGVDASRLTTASELKQPPKVAPGDRVNHQRYGLGRVVVVDGHGPGARAQIDFGDQVMWLVLRHAPIEKI; encoded by the coding sequence ATGCCGCCTGTCCAGCAGGGGAAATCCCCTGGTCAGGAGGGTGCGCCGAAGCGTCCGGCGGCCCGTCGGCTTGATCCTGAGTCGTTGCTGGTCGGCCTCAACGGGCCGCAGCGTGACGCCGTCACCCATGCGGGGTCGCCGCTGCTGATCGTGGCGGGTGCCGGGTCGGGCAAGACGCGGGTGCTGACGCACCGGATCGCCTATCTGCTGGCCGAGCGGGATGTGCACCCCGGGCAGATCATCGCGATCACGTTCACCAACAAGGCCGCCGGTGAGATGAAGGAGCGGGTCGCCGCACTGGTCGGGCCGCGGGCCCGGCTGATGTGGGTGTCGACGTTCCACTCGGCGTGTGTGCGGATCCTGCGGGCGGAGCACGAGCACGCCGGGCTGAAGAGCACGTTCTCGATCTACGACGCCGATGATTCGCGGCGGCTCATGCAGCTGGTCGCGCGGGAGCTCGATCTCGACCCGAAGCGCTACACGGCCCGGGGTCTCGCCGCGCAGGTGTCGAACCTGAAGAACGAGCTGGTCGAGCCCGAGGAGTTCAAGGACAAGGCGAAGGGGCCGAACGAGCGGGCGGTCGCCGAGGCGTACGAGCTCTATCAGCGCCGCCTCAAGGAGGCGCACGCGCTCGACTTCGACGACATCATCATGACGACGGTGCACCTGCTGCAGTCGCACCCGCACGTCGCGGAGACCTACCGCCGCCGGTTCCGGCACGTGATGGTCGACGAATACCAGGACACCAACCACGCGCAGTACATGCTGGTCAAGGAGCTCGTGGGCAAGCCCGGGGGCGACCTGGAGCCCGGTGAGCTCTGCGTGGTCGGTGACGCCGACCAGTCGATCTACGCGTTCCGGGGCGCGACGATCCGCAACATCCTGGAGTTCGAGCGCGACTATCCCGACGCGCGCACGATCCTGCTGGAGCAGAACTACCGCTCCACCCAGACGATCCTGTCGGCGGCCAACGCCGTGATCGACCGAAACACGTCGCGCAAGCCGAAGCGGCTCTGGAGTGACCAGGGCGCCGGCGAGCAGATCGTCGGGTACGTCGCCGACACCGAGCACGCCGAGGCCGACTGGGTTGCCCGGGAGATCGACCGGCTCTGCGACAACCACGAGGTACGCCCCGGCGACGTCGCGGTCTTCTACCGCACCAACGCCCAGTCGCGAGTGTTCGAAGAGGTGTTCATCCGCGTCGGCCTGCCCTACAAGGTGGTCGGCGGGGTGCGCTTCTACGAGCGCAAGGAGGTCCGCGACGCCCTGGGCTACCTGCGTGCGGTGGTCAACGACGACGACACTGTGAGCATCCGCCGTGTCCTCAACACCCCGCGCCGGGGCATCGGTGACCGGGCCGAGGCCTGCGTCGAGGCACTGTCCACCCGCGACCGCATCTCGTTCGGGCAGGCGCTGCGCGGTGCCAAGAACGCCCCGGGCATCTCGACCCGCGCGGCCAACAGCATCGGCGACTTCGTGCAACTGCTCGACGACCTGCGCGAACAGTCCCGGACGGCGCCACCCGAGGAGATCCTCGAGGCCGTGCTGCAGCGTTCCGGCATGCTGTCCGAGTTGGAGGAGAGCCTCGACCCGCAGGACCAGGGCCGGGTCGAAAACCTCCAGGAGCTCGTCAGCGTCGCCCGCGAATACACCGAACGCGTCGAGGCGCAGGCCGCCGAGGACGACGACGCGCCGGCCGCCACCCTCGCCGGTTTCCTGGAGCAGGTGGCCCTGGTCGCCGACGCCGACCAGATCCCCAGCGACGACCCCGACCACCAGGGTGTTGTCACCCTGATGACGTTGCACACGGCCAAGGGCCTCGAGTTCCCCGTGGTGTTCCTGACCGGGCTCGAGGACGGTGTCTTCCCGCACACCCGCGCGCTCGGTGACAACACGGAGCTCGAGGAGGAGCGCCGCCTGGCCTACGTCGGCATCACGCGTGCCCGGCAGCGGCTCTACCTGTCGCGGGCGGTCACCCGCTCGGCGTGGGGGCAGCCGCAGTACAACCCGCCGTCGCGGTTCACCGACGAGTTGCCGCCCGAGCTGGTGCGCTGGGAGCGCACCGCGGGGTCCTACACGTCGTGGTCCGGCACGGGCGGAGGCGTCGGTGGTCGCGGTGGGGGAGACCGCGGGCGCGGTGGTGGCTTCGCCGGGGGTACCCCCAAAGCCCAGCAACTCGCGTCCCGTCTCGGCGTCGACGCCAGCAGACTCACCACGGCCAGCGAGCTGAAGCAGCCACCCAAGGTCGCACCGGGCGACCGCGTCAACCACCAGCGCTACGGCCTCGGCCGCGTGGTGGTCGTCGACGGCCACGGCCCCGGCGCCCGCGCCCAGATCGACTTCGGCGACCAGGTCATGTGGCTGGTCCTCCGCCACGCCCCGATCGAAAAGATCTGA
- a CDS encoding ABC transporter ATP-binding protein, translating into MTDIKAEIDVLPGLDPRAPLLEVTDLHVEFRTQYGISRAVNGANFLLSPGETLAILGESGCGKSVTAQAIMGILDSPPGFITKGEVKYRGLDLLKLPESQRRKVRANQIAMIFQDALSALNPVFTVGYQLAELFRVHRGMSRADAKRRSIELLDQVKIPAAKARIGDYPHQFSGGMRQRVMIAMALALDPEVLIADEPTTALDVTVQAQIMGLLAELQQQRNMGLILITHDMGVVADVADRISVMYAGKVVEEAPVYDIYARPAHPYAKALLESIPRLDMKGQELNVIKGLPPALTAIPKGCAFNPRCAYAQDVCRQDPAPPPYIVAPGRTARCHFWREVVGE; encoded by the coding sequence ATGACCGATATCAAGGCGGAGATCGACGTCCTACCCGGACTCGACCCGCGTGCCCCGCTCCTCGAGGTGACCGACCTCCACGTGGAGTTCCGCACCCAGTACGGCATCTCCCGGGCTGTCAACGGCGCGAACTTCCTGCTGTCACCCGGCGAGACCCTTGCCATCCTCGGCGAGTCCGGCTGCGGCAAGTCCGTGACCGCGCAGGCGATCATGGGCATCCTCGACAGCCCGCCCGGGTTCATCACCAAGGGCGAGGTCAAGTATCGCGGCCTCGACCTGCTGAAACTCCCGGAGAGCCAGCGCCGCAAGGTCCGCGCCAACCAGATCGCGATGATCTTCCAGGACGCCCTGTCGGCGCTGAACCCGGTCTTCACGGTCGGCTACCAGCTCGCCGAGCTGTTCCGGGTGCACCGCGGCATGTCCCGCGCGGACGCCAAGCGCCGCTCGATCGAGCTCCTCGACCAGGTCAAGATCCCGGCCGCGAAGGCCCGCATCGGCGACTACCCGCACCAGTTCTCCGGCGGCATGCGCCAGCGCGTCATGATCGCGATGGCGCTGGCCCTGGACCCCGAGGTGCTCATCGCCGACGAGCCCACCACGGCCCTCGACGTGACCGTCCAGGCGCAGATCATGGGCCTGCTCGCCGAACTCCAGCAGCAGCGCAACATGGGCCTCATCCTGATCACGCACGACATGGGCGTGGTCGCCGACGTCGCGGACCGCATCTCGGTCATGTACGCCGGCAAGGTCGTCGAGGAGGCGCCGGTCTACGACATCTACGCGCGACCGGCTCACCCGTACGCGAAGGCCCTGCTCGAGTCGATCCCCCGCCTCGACATGAAGGGCCAGGAACTCAACGTCATCAAGGGCCTCCCGCCCGCGCTGACCGCGATCCCGAAGGGCTGCGCCTTCAACCCGCGTTGTGCCTACGCCCAGGACGTGTGCCGGCAGGACCCGGCCCCGCCGCCGTACATCGTCGCGCCGGGCCGCACGGCCCGCTGCCACTTCTGGAGGGAGGTAGTCGGCGAATGA